One Pirellulales bacterium DNA segment encodes these proteins:
- a CDS encoding sigma-70 family RNA polymerase sigma factor, producing the protein MPPDEIADDGLVIRVRAGDADALGEFLVARRPQLMAFLERRLGAGLRRKIEPDDLFQDVSAEAVRSLGDVDLNERDPFNWLCQVAERRIIDAHRRFFGSQKRDAGREVSLNAGGVDTSRGGLINLLVASMTTASQAFSRDQRQMRLLSALDQLPEEHREALKLRYLEGLPSKQIAEKLNKTDGAIRVMLTRSLAKLQQILEAT; encoded by the coding sequence ATGCCGCCCGATGAAATAGCCGACGACGGTTTGGTCATCCGCGTCCGCGCCGGCGACGCCGATGCACTGGGTGAGTTTCTCGTCGCTCGTCGCCCGCAGTTGATGGCCTTTCTCGAACGGCGATTGGGGGCCGGCCTGCGTCGCAAGATTGAGCCGGACGATTTGTTTCAGGATGTGAGCGCTGAAGCGGTGCGGTCGCTGGGCGACGTCGATCTGAACGAGCGCGATCCATTCAATTGGCTCTGCCAGGTCGCCGAGCGGCGGATCATTGATGCGCATCGTCGTTTCTTCGGCAGCCAAAAACGGGACGCCGGTCGAGAAGTCTCGCTCAATGCAGGGGGCGTCGACACCAGCCGCGGCGGCCTGATCAATCTGCTCGTGGCCAGCATGACGACCGCCAGCCAGGCTTTTTCGCGCGATCAGCGTCAGATGCGCTTGCTGTCTGCTCTCGACCAATTGCCGGAAGAGCACCGCGAAGCGCTTAAGCTGCGCTATCTCGAAGGGTTGCCGTCGAAGCAAATCGCCGAGAAGCTTAACAAGACCGACGGCGCGATCCGCGTCATGCTCACCCGCTCGCTGGCGAAATTGCAGCAGATCTTGGAAGCGACGTGA
- a CDS encoding Gfo/Idh/MocA family oxidoreductase, with product MALVGGGQGAFIGRVHATAAVLDNRAALVAGALSSDPARAKASATDYDIPADRAYGSYRELIDTEKALPADKRVDFVSVATPNHTHFEIAKAAAEAGFNVVCDKPMTFDLPQAEQLADAVDRSGVVFAVSHNYTGYPLVRQAREMIAHGELGEINAVRVFYIQGWLRTRLESQDQKQAAWRTDPKKSGAAGCFGDIATHAYNLARYTTGLLPESVSAHLKIFEPGRALDDYGCAIVRFENGALGTVTASQISHGRENDLWIEIDGSKGALEWHQEDPNKMWLRRNGHPHALYTRDPNAPYTNDSGKAACRLPSGHPEGLFEAFANVYRSAFDSMVLRAGGHKFPTVDTIYPNVNDGVEGMYFIQQCVASSAENGAWLPLRHKRARK from the coding sequence ATGGCCCTCGTCGGCGGCGGCCAAGGGGCCTTCATCGGCCGCGTCCACGCCACGGCCGCCGTGCTCGACAATCGAGCGGCTTTGGTGGCCGGCGCTCTTTCGAGCGATCCGGCACGCGCCAAAGCTTCGGCCACCGATTACGATATCCCTGCCGACCGAGCATACGGCTCTTATCGCGAGTTGATCGACACAGAAAAGGCATTACCGGCGGACAAGCGCGTCGACTTCGTCTCCGTCGCCACGCCGAACCACACGCACTTCGAAATCGCCAAAGCCGCGGCCGAGGCGGGATTTAACGTGGTTTGCGACAAGCCGATGACGTTCGATTTGCCGCAGGCCGAACAGTTAGCCGATGCGGTCGATCGGAGCGGCGTCGTGTTCGCCGTAAGTCACAATTACACAGGTTATCCCTTAGTGCGCCAGGCGCGCGAAATGATCGCCCATGGTGAGTTGGGGGAAATTAATGCCGTTCGCGTTTTTTATATTCAAGGCTGGCTGCGGACGCGGCTCGAATCGCAGGATCAAAAGCAAGCCGCCTGGCGAACCGATCCGAAAAAGAGTGGCGCGGCCGGGTGCTTTGGCGATATCGCGACACACGCCTATAACCTCGCTCGTTATACAACGGGCTTGCTGCCGGAATCGGTGAGCGCTCACTTGAAGATTTTTGAACCGGGCCGCGCGCTCGACGATTATGGCTGTGCCATCGTGCGATTCGAAAACGGCGCGCTCGGCACCGTGACGGCTTCTCAAATCAGCCACGGCCGCGAAAACGATTTATGGATTGAAATCGACGGCTCCAAAGGCGCCCTCGAATGGCATCAAGAAGATCCGAACAAAATGTGGCTGCGCCGCAACGGTCACCCGCACGCCCTCTACACCCGCGATCCGAATGCCCCGTATACCAACGACTCTGGCAAAGCCGCTTGCCGCCTGCCAAGTGGACATCCCGAGGGGCTTTTCGAGGCGTTTGCCAACGTCTACCGCAGCGCCTTCGACAGCATGGTGCTGCGAGCTGGCGGCCACAAATTTCCGACGGTCGATACGATCTATCCCAACGTCAACGATGGGGTAGAGGGGATGTATTTCATCCAACAGTGCGTCGCTTCAAGCGCCGAAAACGGCGCCTGGCTGCCGCTGCGACACAAACGGGCGCGGAAATAG
- a CDS encoding proline--tRNA ligase — protein sequence MAKPPKNAISPTRQADYPEWYQQVIKAADLAEVSPVRGCMVIKPWGYAVWENIQKALDRMFKETGHENAYFPLFIPLSFLEKEAQHVEGFAKECAVVTHHRLEAGPDGRLVPTGPLDEPLVVRPTSETIIGSMYAKWVQSYRDLPILINQWANVVRWEMRTRLFLRTAEFLWQEGHTAHATKAEAVEETLKMLDVYATFAQDFMAMPVIKGEKTAGERFPGAVDTYAIEAMMQDRKALQAGTSHFLGQNFSKAQEIKFLSNEGREEYCWTTSWGVSTRLVGGLIMTHGDDDGLVLPPRLAPLHVVILPIFRSDDEKSSVMDFCRTLEAELKSQAYEREPVRVHIDARDLRGGDKAWQHVKRGVPIRLEIGPRDMAGDSVFMARRDQPSEKSSVARGQFVANIGATLKEIQANLFQRALEHRTANTRRIDKLDEFKAWFTPKNADSPEIHGGFALSHISESPEALQVLGEMKVTIRCLPQAGAVDGCEPEPGKCIVTGQPVERRVVLAKAY from the coding sequence ATGGCCAAGCCGCCCAAAAACGCAATTAGCCCCACTCGGCAGGCAGACTACCCCGAGTGGTATCAACAAGTGATCAAAGCCGCCGACTTGGCCGAAGTTTCGCCGGTTCGAGGCTGCATGGTCATCAAGCCCTGGGGCTATGCGGTGTGGGAGAACATCCAAAAAGCGCTCGATCGGATGTTCAAAGAGACCGGGCACGAAAATGCGTATTTCCCACTGTTCATTCCGCTCAGCTTTTTAGAAAAGGAAGCGCAGCATGTGGAGGGCTTTGCCAAGGAATGCGCAGTGGTGACGCACCATCGACTCGAAGCCGGACCCGATGGAAGACTTGTTCCAACAGGGCCGCTGGACGAGCCGCTGGTGGTGCGGCCAACCAGCGAGACAATCATTGGCTCGATGTACGCCAAATGGGTGCAGTCGTATCGCGACTTGCCGATTTTGATTAATCAATGGGCGAACGTCGTGCGCTGGGAGATGCGCACACGACTGTTTTTACGCACGGCGGAGTTCCTTTGGCAAGAAGGTCACACAGCCCACGCGACCAAGGCAGAAGCCGTCGAAGAGACGCTGAAGATGCTCGACGTTTACGCAACCTTTGCCCAGGATTTCATGGCCATGCCGGTCATCAAAGGCGAAAAGACGGCCGGCGAACGGTTTCCTGGCGCGGTCGATACCTACGCGATTGAAGCGATGATGCAGGATCGCAAGGCGCTGCAGGCAGGCACTTCCCATTTTTTGGGACAAAATTTTTCGAAGGCGCAAGAGATCAAGTTCTTATCCAACGAGGGGCGCGAAGAATACTGCTGGACGACTTCGTGGGGCGTCAGCACGCGGCTCGTCGGCGGACTGATTATGACGCACGGCGACGACGATGGTCTCGTCCTGCCGCCGCGGCTTGCGCCATTGCACGTCGTGATCTTGCCAATCTTCCGCTCGGACGATGAGAAATCGTCCGTGATGGATTTCTGTCGAACGTTGGAGGCGGAATTGAAATCGCAAGCGTACGAACGTGAGCCGGTGCGCGTTCATATTGACGCCCGCGACTTACGAGGCGGCGACAAGGCCTGGCAGCATGTGAAGCGCGGCGTGCCGATTCGATTGGAAATTGGGCCGCGCGACATGGCGGGCGACTCCGTGTTCATGGCGCGGCGCGATCAGCCGAGTGAAAAGTCAAGTGTGGCGCGAGGTCAATTTGTGGCCAACATTGGCGCAACCTTGAAAGAGATCCAAGCGAACCTATTCCAGCGGGCGCTCGAACATCGCACGGCGAACACGCGGAGAATCGACAAGCTTGACGAATTCAAAGCCTGGTTCACGCCAAAAAACGCGGATTCGCCAGAGATCCACGGCGGCTTTGCACTAAGCCACATCAGCGAATCGCCCGAAGCACTGCAGGTGCTGGGCGAGATGAAAGTGACCATTCGCTGCCTGCCGCAAGCCGGCGCAGTCGATGGCTGCGAGCCAGAGCCAGGCAAGTGCATCGTCACGGGGCAGCCAGTCGAGCGACGGGTGGTGCTCGCGAAGGCGTATTGA
- a CDS encoding insulinase family protein, translated as MPSLESAAMTILVPAGAVHDSTDKCGLATLACEMMLRGCGPRSSREFITDLENLGVQRGESVGISHASFGAATLSKNLPAAIKIFADLLRRPHLPADQLDAGRLVVLQELSAIDDDPSHKVMLELKRHHYPDPWGRPSEGEKPAVESMTIDDVRAHYQHFFRPNGTIIGVAGRINWPALRDQIGELFADWKPIAAELPAAGATGKQLEHFPHESNQTQIGIAYPTVPYRHADYFRASGAVGVLSGGMSSRLFTEVREKRGLCYSVYASYHTQRERACVLCYAGSSSDRAQETLDVTLGELQRLANGIEAAELARLKARVKSSLIMQGESSAARSGAVARDWYHLGRPRTLEELGKLVDELTVESINEYLRANPPQNFTVVTLGPAALSVSA; from the coding sequence ATGCCATCGCTTGAATCCGCGGCAATGACGATCCTTGTTCCGGCCGGAGCCGTTCACGATTCCACGGACAAATGCGGGCTGGCCACGCTGGCGTGTGAAATGATGCTCCGCGGCTGCGGACCCCGCAGCAGCCGCGAGTTTATCACCGATCTGGAGAATCTTGGAGTTCAGCGGGGCGAATCGGTCGGCATTTCGCACGCCAGCTTCGGTGCGGCAACGCTGTCGAAAAACCTGCCAGCAGCAATCAAGATTTTTGCCGACTTGCTCCGCCGACCCCATCTGCCAGCCGATCAATTGGACGCTGGCCGCTTGGTGGTGTTGCAGGAATTGTCGGCGATCGACGACGACCCGAGCCATAAGGTCATGCTGGAGCTCAAGCGGCACCACTATCCTGACCCTTGGGGCCGCCCAAGTGAAGGCGAAAAGCCGGCCGTCGAGTCGATGACCATCGACGATGTCCGCGCGCACTATCAACATTTTTTTCGCCCCAACGGTACGATCATCGGTGTGGCCGGCCGAATCAATTGGCCCGCACTGAGAGATCAGATTGGCGAGCTATTCGCCGACTGGAAACCGATCGCTGCCGAACTACCGGCCGCAGGAGCGACTGGCAAGCAACTGGAGCATTTTCCGCACGAATCGAACCAAACACAAATTGGAATTGCTTACCCGACCGTACCGTATCGGCATGCCGACTATTTTCGCGCATCCGGCGCGGTCGGCGTTCTGAGCGGCGGCATGAGTTCGCGGCTGTTCACCGAAGTGCGCGAGAAACGCGGCCTGTGCTATTCGGTTTATGCAAGTTATCACACGCAACGCGAGCGTGCATGCGTGCTCTGCTACGCTGGCAGCAGTTCCGACCGAGCTCAAGAAACTCTCGATGTCACGCTCGGCGAACTGCAACGACTGGCGAATGGCATCGAAGCCGCGGAACTTGCGCGACTCAAAGCGCGCGTCAAGAGCTCACTGATTATGCAAGGTGAATCCAGCGCGGCCCGTAGTGGGGCAGTGGCCCGCGACTGGTATCACCTAGGCCGACCGCGGACGCTGGAGGAACTTGGCAAGCTCGTCGATGAACTGACGGTCGAATCCATTAACGAATATCTACGAGCCAATCCGCCCCAGAATTTTACGGTAGTCACCCTCGGCCCAGCGGCACTGAGCGTATCCGCGTAG
- a CDS encoding insulinase family protein: MPEFRTAELKNGLQIIAECSDDAYSTALGFFVNTGSRDETDEVSGVSHFLEHMVFKGTPQRNADDVNREFDEMGAHYNAFTNEENTVYYAAVLPEFQTPAVELLADIMRPALREDDFCTEKKVILEEIKMYEDQPPYGADEKCRAWFFGQHPLSKSVLGTADSVGQLRVDQMREYFARRYSPKNVVLAAAGKIDFDELCRTADQVCGRWEAIDSAREVLPAAPNIGFHLVHKESSVQEYGMLMSLGPAAVDADRYAAKLLATVLGDDSGSRLYWELVDPGHAEHCSLHHHDYIGAGMFLTYMSSDPEFAADNLHRIAKVYKDVESFGITQAELDQAKSKINSRVVLSSERPRGRLFTVGGNWIQRREYRSVRNDLDAVEAVSLAEIATVLKKYPLTQATTCVVGPLSELAH, translated from the coding sequence ATGCCCGAATTTCGAACGGCCGAACTCAAGAACGGCCTGCAAATCATCGCTGAATGCAGCGACGACGCCTATTCGACGGCCCTTGGATTTTTCGTCAACACCGGTTCGCGCGATGAAACCGATGAAGTTTCCGGCGTTAGCCATTTTCTCGAGCACATGGTCTTCAAAGGCACACCCCAGCGCAACGCCGACGACGTGAATCGTGAGTTCGACGAAATGGGGGCCCACTACAATGCCTTCACCAATGAGGAAAACACGGTCTATTACGCCGCCGTCCTGCCAGAATTTCAGACTCCAGCCGTTGAGTTGCTCGCCGACATCATGCGACCGGCTTTGCGCGAGGACGATTTCTGCACCGAGAAGAAGGTGATTCTCGAAGAAATCAAAATGTACGAGGACCAGCCGCCGTATGGGGCCGATGAGAAATGCCGCGCCTGGTTTTTCGGCCAGCACCCACTGTCAAAAAGCGTACTTGGTACTGCCGATAGCGTCGGCCAGTTGCGCGTCGATCAGATGCGCGAGTATTTTGCCCGCCGCTATAGCCCGAAGAACGTCGTCCTCGCTGCAGCGGGGAAGATCGATTTCGATGAGCTTTGCCGCACGGCCGATCAGGTTTGTGGGCGCTGGGAGGCAATCGATTCCGCGCGTGAAGTTCTTCCCGCCGCTCCCAATATCGGCTTCCATTTAGTGCATAAGGAATCCTCTGTTCAAGAATACGGCATGTTGATGAGCCTCGGTCCTGCGGCGGTTGATGCCGACCGCTATGCCGCGAAACTGCTGGCCACCGTGCTGGGAGACGATTCTGGCAGCCGCCTGTATTGGGAACTCGTGGATCCTGGCCATGCCGAGCATTGCAGTTTGCACCATCACGATTATATCGGTGCCGGCATGTTTCTGACATATATGAGCAGCGATCCAGAGTTCGCCGCTGACAATTTGCACCGCATCGCCAAAGTGTACAAAGACGTGGAAAGCTTCGGCATCACGCAGGCCGAACTCGATCAGGCCAAGAGCAAAATCAATTCCCGCGTGGTCCTGTCCAGCGAACGCCCTCGTGGCCGACTCTTCACGGTCGGAGGCAATTGGATTCAGCGTCGCGAATACCGCAGCGTCCGCAACGATCTGGACGCCGTCGAGGCCGTCTCGCTGGCCGAAATCGCCACAGTGCTAAAGAAATACCCGCTGACCCAGGCCACCACTTGCGTGGTTGGCCCTCTGAGCGAGTTGGCCCACTAA
- a CDS encoding acylphosphatase: MVTSATVRRTLHYSGRVQGVGFRYTAQRIATSFSVTGYVQNLSDGRVRLVAEGEPAELDDFLGKIAETMGDYIRNFETFASSSTGEFQGFRVQGSA, from the coding sequence ATGGTAACCTCGGCAACCGTGCGACGAACGTTGCATTATTCTGGCCGCGTTCAAGGCGTCGGATTTCGATATACGGCTCAGCGGATTGCCACAAGCTTTTCGGTCACCGGATATGTGCAAAACTTGTCTGACGGCCGCGTGCGGCTAGTTGCCGAAGGGGAGCCTGCGGAACTCGACGATTTTCTCGGTAAGATTGCCGAAACCATGGGCGACTATATCCGAAACTTCGAAACCTTTGCTTCTTCCTCGACGGGTGAGTTTCAAGGGTTCAGAGTTCAGGGCTCAGCATAG
- a CDS encoding ABC transporter ATP-binding protein, with translation MPNPSFDRARRFGCRAAGFPLAVYLSGLIAAAILILLVLLIPILFELLAGGGTLNAPNADRAALRQLGVEPSLHDKGSDIYEHHGLLPTVWRLRKSWIGPAYVAVYRSFPPVRNNHLCLLVIVVAGCLLIILAGCALVWLETSVHRGALRAATTLRRQIHDQSQRLGSSDLFVGQRTSERELFTDDVTAVRRGLVAWWRMVPHGVVFFVAMLALAFSVNFWLTLTTALLVALLWWIFNEARRRLLDRELLLTAAAAERFLSPVLEHLEQHRAIANLASDLPSERRQFDEALQRHDDAALAREATAARVMPLMTIFVLLGASFVVLLAGYNVLGEPPRVSLPEAVLLGVALCAIGYPFYRFERLLEMLPSADEAAERIFVYLDREPRVGQLPHAIPLEHAWRQIAFQNVTLADMEGRLLLDGVSFALPHGSQSVIFCSDDATGRAIAALLTRFCDPAAGRVLFDKQDLAHVTLHSARNNTAVVLSNHLLTSGSLRENVVGAVAEATASQDARIIDALKQVHAYEFVQSMPEGLETPLGSQGMTLSVGQGIRLALARTVMQNPNVLVIEEPRDDLDQVTAERVADALEKIGQNRTLVILARRLATLRAAQRILFFHDGRLLAVGDHQELLHTNDIYRHLNYVRFNEFRDSVK, from the coding sequence ATGCCCAATCCGTCGTTCGATCGAGCCCGCCGATTCGGTTGTCGTGCGGCGGGATTCCCTCTGGCAGTTTATCTTTCGGGGCTGATCGCCGCAGCGATTCTGATTCTGCTCGTCTTGCTGATTCCCATTTTGTTTGAATTGCTCGCTGGTGGCGGCACGCTGAACGCGCCCAACGCCGATCGAGCGGCGCTGCGTCAGTTGGGAGTCGAACCTTCCTTGCACGATAAAGGTTCGGACATCTACGAACATCATGGATTGTTGCCAACGGTGTGGAGGCTGCGCAAGTCGTGGATCGGACCCGCTTATGTCGCCGTTTATCGATCGTTTCCACCGGTGCGGAACAACCATTTGTGCCTGCTCGTCATCGTTGTCGCGGGCTGTCTGCTGATTATTTTAGCGGGATGTGCCCTGGTTTGGCTGGAAACGTCCGTTCATCGAGGCGCGCTGCGCGCTGCGACCACCTTGCGCCGTCAGATTCACGATCAATCGCAACGCCTTGGCTCGAGCGATCTGTTCGTAGGGCAGCGAACGAGCGAACGCGAATTATTCACTGACGATGTCACTGCGGTCCGCCGCGGTTTGGTCGCCTGGTGGCGCATGGTGCCACACGGGGTCGTATTCTTTGTCGCCATGCTGGCACTGGCGTTCTCTGTAAATTTCTGGTTGACCTTGACTACAGCGCTGCTTGTCGCACTGCTTTGGTGGATCTTCAATGAAGCCCGCCGCCGTTTGCTCGACCGGGAACTGCTGCTAACCGCCGCCGCCGCCGAGCGGTTTTTATCGCCCGTACTCGAGCATTTAGAGCAGCATCGCGCCATCGCCAATCTCGCATCGGATCTACCGTCCGAACGTCGCCAGTTCGACGAAGCGCTACAGCGCCACGACGACGCAGCCCTGGCGCGCGAGGCGACCGCCGCCAGAGTCATGCCGCTGATGACAATCTTTGTGCTGCTGGGCGCCAGCTTTGTGGTGCTCTTGGCCGGCTACAACGTGCTGGGCGAACCACCGCGCGTTTCGCTTCCCGAGGCTGTGCTGTTGGGAGTGGCGCTATGTGCGATCGGCTATCCGTTTTATCGCTTCGAGCGACTCCTGGAGATGTTGCCGTCAGCCGACGAAGCGGCCGAACGGATTTTTGTGTATCTCGATCGCGAGCCACGCGTTGGCCAATTGCCCCATGCGATTCCCTTGGAGCACGCTTGGCGACAAATCGCGTTCCAGAATGTCACGCTAGCCGATATGGAGGGACGCTTGCTGCTGGACGGAGTCAGCTTTGCTTTGCCACACGGCAGCCAGTCGGTGATTTTTTGCTCCGACGATGCCACCGGCCGCGCCATCGCAGCGCTGCTTACGCGATTTTGCGATCCGGCCGCCGGGCGAGTGCTGTTCGACAAACAAGATCTGGCGCACGTCACGCTCCATTCCGCGCGCAACAACACCGCCGTTGTTCTTTCCAATCACCTGCTTACGAGCGGCAGTCTGCGAGAAAACGTCGTCGGGGCGGTCGCCGAAGCGACCGCGTCGCAGGATGCGAGGATTATCGACGCTCTCAAGCAAGTACACGCTTACGAATTTGTGCAATCGATGCCCGAAGGATTAGAAACGCCGCTCGGTTCTCAAGGCATGACCCTCTCGGTCGGCCAGGGAATTCGGTTGGCGTTGGCCCGCACGGTCATGCAAAACCCGAACGTGCTGGTGATCGAAGAACCGCGCGACGACCTCGACCAAGTAACCGCCGAGCGAGTCGCCGATGCGCTGGAGAAAATCGGCCAAAATCGCACGCTGGTGATTCTCGCCCGCCGCTTGGCGACCCTGCGAGCCGCGCAGCGAATCCTCTTTTTCCACGACGGCCGACTCTTGGCCGTTGGCGACCACCAAGAACTCCTGCACACCAACGACATCTACCGACATCTAAACTACGTCCGATTCAACGAATTTCGCGATTCGGTGAAGTAA